From the genome of Chroococcidiopsis sp. SAG 2025:
CAATGCCCACCGCACATATAGCAGAATGATTTTAGGTTGATAGTGTCGCCACTTAAATGGGGTTTTGGGATTCATTAGATTCGGGCAGAAATAGTTTCTCTCAAGAAACTATTTTAATCCATCATTTTCTTGCAGCACAACCCTTAATTCTCGTTCTTAGCCTTAGCTGAACTATTCATTTGCTCTTTTAGCAGAGGAACTTGAGAAATCATCTGTTTCTCCATTGTCCCTGCTGCCATTGTTTCCATCCATTGCATCATGGAAGAAACAAAGAGTTCTTTTAAGTAAGCGAAAGAAAAGCTATCTGTTAATTCGGCGAGCCGAGCGATCGCAGCATTACTTAAGCGCATCGGCGAATTTTCTAACTTATTATCGTTCCACAGTTTGATATAAGCGACACGTTCTGATGAAGTTGGTAATTCAAAATTATACTTGCGATCGAAGCGACCAGGACGTTTCGTAAGTGCCTGATCTATTTTATGGGGATAATTAGTTGTTGCTAAAATCACAATACCCTGATTAGAAGCGAAGCCATCAAGTTCATTCAGAAAAAACGAGCGATTTGTACGATTTATCAAAGTATCAAGATCTTCTAACACAAGAATACAGGGCGCATACTCTCGCGCTTGCTGAAATACGTAACGAATGTTTTCTTCAGAATTGCGTCTATAGAACTCAGAAGATTCAAAGCTTCTGACGTACAAAGCTGGTTTTTGTAATTGATTAATTATAGCTTTAATAGTATGAGTTTTACCATTACCAGGTGGTCCAACAAATAGATAGTTGCGCCTCCAAGGTACGCCGAAATTTTCGTATTTTTCACGGGAAGCAAAAAATTGATTTAAGTTATTTTGAATGTCTTGTTTGAGTTCCCCTTTCAAAATCAAGTTGTCGAAACTCACAGTTTTAATCGACTTAGATAATTCTCTGTTCTTCGACCAGTAACCACCTTCAAATACGAAAATCTCATTATTAATTTCAATCTGCGAATTCCACTTACAAACAGTAGTGTAAAACTCTTCGGCAACTTCTTTGCTATCAGCTAAAATCCAGTAATACCTAACGGAACAAGAATTTTCCTTCCAATTCATTAAGAGCAAAACGAGCTGATTTTCTTGCCATCTCACTTCAAACATACCATTGATAATATATGGGTAAAGTCTATTGTATTGCCCACTCCAAGCAGTTTTGTTCTGGTTGTAACAATCCCTTTTCTGAAGCAGAGTGCAAAGCTTAGCGTTAGAAAAAGCTTCCGGAGCAAACGTAGAATCGCTACCTTCTAGGAGTGCCTTTTCCGGATATTTTGATGCTAGCTTCTGGCTGATATGATAGGAAATAGCATTAGGGGGAAGACTGAGTGCTTCATTAATTATCTGTTGTAATTGGTCTTCCATGTGTTCTCCGTCATTGTGAATATTGCTCATTGTTTGGTTCTCCTTAAATTCCACTGGGATGCATAGGTCATGCCCTGTAAAAGTGTGGGATAAATAGTTCAGTCTAATAGCCCCACACTTCCGCTTAGCACGACCCTTCCATCAATAGATGACGATGCGGAGAATGGTCACTGTGCCAACCCTATCGATGAAGTTAGCCCTCTGCCATTTCCTGAAGTCAAACCTTCCCTGATTAGTGATGGATGATATAGCCAGCGTTGTTTCCTGAGGAGACTGTATGCACATCAGCAATAACAACATTGGCATCGCCAGCATTTGCAAAGCACTTTGAGTCACCGAATTGTCTGCCATCGAACATTTGATAGATGCTAAAGTACCCGTCTTCATGGCAAGGTACACGATTGATTGCTTCAGCTGGCATAGCCATACTAACAGAGATCCCTACTACGGATGCAGCCACGGCAGCCCACCTGGCAACCTTACCTCGCAACGAGAGGTTTTTTACTAGGTTGTTAAGTCGCCCCCCCGCTATCGCTTCTAATTCCTTATTCTGTAATTGTTCTGACTGTTCTTTAATTTTTGGCATCTTGAAATCCATGATTTTACTCCGTCCTTAACTCAGTTTTGTTTGCCTAATTTGCTGTATGTGTGCTGGCAACTCGGCGATCGCTTGCAATTGCGCGATCGGCACTTCGCCACTTTCTGTCACTTCTGTGGTAAATCCCAGCAATGTTGCTTCTTGCCACAAATTCAAGTCGAGCTGTACGGCTACGTAGCCAATGCGTTCTGTCCACACCTCCGGCGGGATGGAGACGACATCTGCTTGAGGCAGCACGGGACGACACTCTAGCTTTCCCAAGTCAGAAATTTCTAAGTCGCTGACATCCATCAAAACTTGATACACCGTGTCTTGACTTTCGCTGGCTGCCAGAGCGGTTTCGATTTCTAAACCACGTAGGAAGGAATCAACCGCAAGCACTGCCAGAGTATTGTGATAAACCTGTTCGGCTTTAGCGCCGTGATATTGCGATCCAAATTGTCGTGCGCGATCGAGATCTGCTATGTCTATTGGGACTGTGAAAGTTGAGGATGTTGAGTCTGTCATTGTTTCCTTGTGATTTGATTTAAAAATTCTCATTGTCAAGATTGCTATTGTCAGGATTGTTATTGTTGAGATAGTCTTTAATGCCTTCGTAAAACCGGTCTATGCAGTCTTTATAAAACCTACCGAGAGTACGAAGTGGAATCCCATCCAAGCTAGCGGAAATTTCCTTCCATGTTCTGCCTTCAAACTTCTCTATTGCTATGAAAAAAAAACTAGCTTGTGGATGGTTTTCGATATGAATTGAGCTAAATAATTCGCGATTTAATTCTAAATAGCTCCTCCAACGTTCCCATTTTGAATCTGGCTGGTCACTGTGGTTGTCAAAATCATCTGCAGACCCATTTTGGGAGTTAAAGTTTGTCATTTCTTGCTAAAGGTCAGTTGTTTATAATGAGCCATCCCAACTTTAGAGGATTTGACCGACATCAAATACTTTTGGCAACACAAGCAGTCTCAGCACGACTCTTGTGACAAAAAATAAGGTTAAGTCAACTTTGATAATTCTCATACTTGGAATTCCTTTTGAATTGTTTGCAGAAGAATACGGAGATTGGCTGGCTTAACAAAGTAATGTTTTGCTCCTAAATTGTAAGCTCGTTGCCGTTCAGTTTGAGAAGCGAGTGCCGAAATTATTATTACAGGGATAGACTGCCATTCATCTCGTTGTTTTAATTGCTCAAGCAACGTAAAACCATCAATTTCTGGTAGTCTCAAGTCTAGTACGATGAGCTGGGGTTGAAAAACACTGAGAGTTTGAAAGAAGTTAGCTCCTCTAGCAATACTAAAAATTTCATAGCCATGAAACTGCAAATAATCATGTAGTAATTTCAGAGTAGATTCGTCGTTATCAACAATTAAAATCCGATTGGGATTGGAGGAATACATGAATTATTAAAATGTTAAGTTTGCCTAGTTAATCCAGAAATTAAAGTTGCTTTTTCGCTCTTGAAATTTAGATTCAAATCTGTTTGCTCGTATCTTGTACCTATGGAGACGGGCAAGATGCTCGTCCCACAACTGGGTAAAGAGTATCTTGCTGAGTCTGCGATCGCATTGTCGCTATGCACTTTCCTATTCAAAAGGGAAGACAATGCGCTTGTCGTTTGACAGCGATCGAAGTAGCATTCAAGTCCCACTAAGCCTATACGATTTCTTTGTATTTGAGAACATCGTAGTACTGGTTTCGATCGTCAACTCCCTGGGATGATGTGCCTGGTGAAGGTCTTCTTTGGGCAACTATCAAACTATTTATATGGTTGTTAGCAGTAGCGGGTACTAGGAAGTTTCCGCTGCTAGCGATCGCCAGTATCGTCCCAGTAATTGCAGTTATCTTACGTTTCATATTCGTGTTTTCTCCACGTACAAAGCTCATAGCTTTCTATTTGAATTGGCATACTAAAGTCAGCTTTGCAGCTCAAATTTAATTCTGCATGTCTTTACCACGCAGACAACCTCACTTGTCTATAAGATCCCATAGAAAAAATAGGAATCAAAAACTAATCAATTAAAGAGTTTTTTCGCTCAACAAGTTTTGACTGCATGACTACAACTCTTTCGTGTTTGCCAACTCTTACTTCTCAATTTAGAGCAAAAAATCTAACATTTTGATTGCGATAATATGTTCTTTTGCTCTTCTTATGCTCGTCTTTATTCGCTTTATAATTACACTGACGGCATTGTTAGATAAACATATTTTGCGACAATCGCTCTCCTAATCCAAGAATTCGATTAGTCTTCGTCGCTCTAAGTTGGCTTGACTCAGGACTGCTTTGATTGACTTATAATTGACTTATGACTGCTTTACGCTTTAGTTTTGACTAGATTAATCAATCATTGCAGCATTATTACGTAGATGTATTTTGGAAAGAGGAGTCTGTTGAATGAGGAAATTGATTAGTATTCAACCTAAGCTGTATCAAGTTTTACAATTTGAATTATCCGATTGAGTGCAGCACATTAGATGAATAGCGCCACCGCCTGATTGTCAGATCTGCGGCAGCGCACAGTTTGTCTCCAAAGACGGTTTTGGAGTGGAACATAGCCATTCCTGCTGGTGAAGGGCAGTGGTGATTGTTGTATTGTTTCTAGACTTTGCACTCATCGAGTGGGAATGCGGCGTAACTTTTTATCTCGAATTTCGGGCTTCCCCCTTGTGAAAAGCGCAGCACTATGCTCAATATACTAAGTTATAGATGTGATGGTTTGTTGTTGTGAAAGTTGGTTAGTGACACTTCAGCTCTATTGCGTCGCTTATCCGCAACTCCTTGATACAACAAAGCCAATTACTGCTAAAAAACTCTAGCTATATGAATTCTAACCAAAGAAGAAATACATATAAAGCCTCTGCCGCTGGTTTAGAAGCAGCAAAAACAGCATTCAAAAAACTAGGCGAATCAAAAATCACTTGCGAATTCGGTTGAATTAACTTATTCTAAATTAGATAAAGAATCAAATAATAAATTAGATGAGAAAAAAATTGGAATAGGTAGAACAACAGTTACCAAGTTTTTCAACGGCAAACCAATCGATCCCATTTATTTCCAAGCCATATGTGAGAAACTGAAATTATCTTGGAAAGAAATTGCCGAGCTATCAGAAGAAGATGAATCAAAACAGTTAGTTAAAAAAAGTAAAATATGGGATGTGATTGAAAGAATTATCGACTTAAAGGGAGGAGATTTTGACTTAACTATAAAAGATCCGAGGGAGCTTGCTTCAATCGACTTAAAAGTACAGCAAGAGTTACAAAGAATTTATGGAGGTAGTATTACTGCTGCTATTATTACTGACCGTAGTGGCAAACAGCAGTTAAATGTAAGCGGTCGTCAAAATGAGATGGAGCAGCTTGAAATCAGTATAGGATCGGGAGAACTGAAAGAATTAAATGGATTTCAGATTGAAGGTATTAGACCTCTGGGTCAACCTTATCTCCGAAGGAATCCACGACATCGTAATTCACGGCTCGTCAGAGAATACGTTAAGAAGTTTTTGCAGTTTATTGCGATCGCGTTTGTAAAAGTTGTAATATTCCCGTTTTTCGTTTGTTGGATTGTAATCAAAGCCTTAGTTGAAAACAGGAAGACGATTTTGGAGTTGATTGCGATCGCAGCAGTATGCGCGCTTGTTCTTGTAGCAGTATGCTTGCTTGCCGTTATCGTTATCAAAGGATTATTGGCGCTTGCCGATTGGCAGCCTGTAAAGGATTTTTTTGCGTGGACGGATAAAAATTGGAAGTTGGAATTGACGGATCAGCAGTGGTGGGGATTGTTTATGTTTATATTTATGGCGATAGGATTACTAAATCACTATCATAAAGAGCAGCAGGAGCGGCAGAGAGCGCAAAATCATGAGGAGCAGGAGCGGCAGAGGCGACGAAACTGAATGCCTGTAAAAAGAGAGATATCGTTACTCCCTGAATGATTGACAGAAGTTTAGTGTTCTAGCTCTAGTATTTAGCTCTCAATCTGATATTCTAAATTCGTAGCGAATCGACTGAAGATGAGCTGGAATTGGAGTTGGCAATTAGGACTAGCAAGCTTTCTCGCCACTGTTGGGGCGCTCTGTGCTGGGGAAAATGGCGCTGTTGCTCAGCTTGCGCCCGACACTACACTCGGTAGCGAAAATTCTACCGTCACATCGACAGGTGCAGTTGATACGATAAATGGCGGCGCAATTAGAGACGCTAACCTGTTTCACAGTTTTCGGGAATTCAATGTAGATGAAGGACGAGCCGCTATTTTCACGAATCCGGCTGGAATTGAGAATATTTTAACTAGAGTTACGGGGGCTAACCCGTCCAACATTCTCGGCGCGCTAGGTGTAATAGGAGGCAATGCCAATCTGTTTTTGATTAATCCCAATGGCATTATTTTCGGACAGAATGCCCGTCTGGACGTAGGTGGTTCGTTTGTCGCCACCACAGCTAATGCAGTAGGATTTGGCGAGCAAGGTGTTTTCAGTGCTACAAATCCTAGCAATCCTGGACTACTGACAGTCAATCCTTCAGCTTTACTATTTAACCAAATTCGTGCCGCCGCGATCCAAAATAACTCAATTGCTGACTCTGGTCTAAATCCATCTAGCGAGTTTGTGGCTACGGGTTTGCGCGTACCAGATGGCAATAGCTTACTGTTAGTAGGCAGCGAGATCGAGATAAATGGTGGAGGATTGAATGCTTTTGGTGGGCGAGTCGAGTTAGGTGGGTTAGCTGGTGCGGGAACAGTTGGGTTGAATGGGCAAGGGAATAATCTGAGCTTGAGTTTTCCCGACAGTACACAAAGAAGTGATATTTCCTTGAGCAACGGTGCTGGGGTAGATGTAACTGCTAGTGCTGGTGGAAGTATCGCAGTTAATGCTCGAAATTTAGAAATGACAGAAGGAAGTTACCTGTTTGCCGGAATAGAAGGCGGACTTGCTTCTAAGAATAGTAAGGCAGGCAATATTGACATTAATGCAACTGGAGCGATCTACCTTAATAACGAAAGTATCATTGCCAATCAGGTGCTACCAGGAGCAAACGGACAAGGAGGCGATGTCAATATCAGTGCTAGCAGCTTGCGGCTTGAGGGTGGGGCACAGATAAATACTATTACATTTGGTGCTGGTAAGGGTGGAAATTTAACAGTTAATGCTTCTTCTGAGGTGCAACTGATAGGTACAAGCAAAGACGGTCAGTTTTCCAGTAGCCTAACTACCTCTGCACAGTCAAACTCAACAGGGAATGCGGGAGACTTGAATCTTGAAACTCCTACCTTGCAGCTTGAGAGTGGGGCGCAGGTAAGTGCTGCTACATTTGGTGCAGGCAATGGGGGTTCTTTGAATGTTGATTCCCAAATCGTGCAACTGAATGGTACGAGCAATAATGGTTTTCCTAGTAGTTTATCTACCTCTGCACAGCCAAACTCAACAGGTGATGCGGGCAATTTGACGATTAAAACCGATACGTTGTGGCTTGAGGGTGGGGCGCAGGTAAGTGCTGCTACATTTAGTGCTGGCAATGGGGGTTCTTTGAATGTTGATTCCCAAATCGTGCAACTGAGTGGTACGAGCAATGATGGTCTTTCTAGTAGTTTATCTGCCTCTGCACAGCCAAACTCAACAGGTGATGCGAGCGATTTGACGATTAAAACCGATACCTTGTTAGTTCAAGATGGAGCTACAGTAGGCGTGCGGAGTCGTGGAACCGGAACCGCAGGCAATATGACATTAAATGCTCGCTCCATCCGTTTAGACAACAACGCCTTACTCACCGCCAATACGCAAAGCGCTCTTGTCGATCCTAACTCGGAGCAAGCGACAATTAATATTAACTCCCAAAATTTGTTCGTGAGTCGCAATAGCAACATCTTCACCAACGCCGAGGGTGAAAACGTCATTGGCGGCAACATTAACATCGACACTGATTTGCTCGTTACTTTTGAAAATAGCGACATCAGCGCCAATTCTGCTAATTTCCGTGGTGGGAACGTGCGAATTAATGCTTCTGGGATCTTTGGCACGCAGTTTCGAGCAGCGCCAGACGATCGCACCAGTGATATTACTGCTTCTGGAGCCAATCCCCAGTTGAGCGGGACTGTGGATATCAACACACCAGGCATCGATCCCAACAGCGGCTTAGTTAACTTGCCATCAGTCC
Proteins encoded in this window:
- a CDS encoding filamentous hemagglutinin N-terminal domain-containing protein; translated protein: MSWNWSWQLGLASFLATVGALCAGENGAVAQLAPDTTLGSENSTVTSTGAVDTINGGAIRDANLFHSFREFNVDEGRAAIFTNPAGIENILTRVTGANPSNILGALGVIGGNANLFLINPNGIIFGQNARLDVGGSFVATTANAVGFGEQGVFSATNPSNPGLLTVNPSALLFNQIRAAAIQNNSIADSGLNPSSEFVATGLRVPDGNSLLLVGSEIEINGGGLNAFGGRVELGGLAGAGTVGLNGQGNNLSLSFPDSTQRSDISLSNGAGVDVTASAGGSIAVNARNLEMTEGSYLFAGIEGGLASKNSKAGNIDINATGAIYLNNESIIANQVLPGANGQGGDVNISASSLRLEGGAQINTITFGAGKGGNLTVNASSEVQLIGTSKDGQFSSSLTTSAQSNSTGNAGDLNLETPTLQLESGAQVSAATFGAGNGGSLNVDSQIVQLNGTSNNGFPSSLSTSAQPNSTGDAGNLTIKTDTLWLEGGAQVSAATFSAGNGGSLNVDSQIVQLSGTSNDGLSSSLSASAQPNSTGDASDLTIKTDTLLVQDGATVGVRSRGTGTAGNMTLNARSIRLDNNALLTANTQSALVDPNSEQATININSQNLFVSRNSNIFTNAEGENVIGGNINIDTDLLVTFENSDISANSANFRGGNVRINASGIFGTQFRAAPDDRTSDITASGANPQLSGTVDINTPGIDPNSGLVNLPSVPVDTQLAQNCTPSRNRDRSEFIVTGRGGLPPNPTEVLTSDAISIDWVALQPTRENQSSPTPITISTAPSPAPMVEAQGWEIDRQGKVVLTASNVPAQLHDSWQSSANCQLP
- a CDS encoding DUF1822 family protein; this translates as MTDSTSSTFTVPIDIADLDRARQFGSQYHGAKAEQVYHNTLAVLAVDSFLRGLEIETALAASESQDTVYQVLMDVSDLEISDLGKLECRPVLPQADVVSIPPEVWTERIGYVAVQLDLNLWQEATLLGFTTEVTESGEVPIAQLQAIAELPAHIQQIRQTKLS
- a CDS encoding ATP-binding protein; this encodes MEDQLQQIINEALSLPPNAISYHISQKLASKYPEKALLEGSDSTFAPEAFSNAKLCTLLQKRDCYNQNKTAWSGQYNRLYPYIINGMFEVRWQENQLVLLLMNWKENSCSVRYYWILADSKEVAEEFYTTVCKWNSQIEINNEIFVFEGGYWSKNRELSKSIKTVSFDNLILKGELKQDIQNNLNQFFASREKYENFGVPWRRNYLFVGPPGNGKTHTIKAIINQLQKPALYVRSFESSEFYRRNSEENIRYVFQQAREYAPCILVLEDLDTLINRTNRSFFLNELDGFASNQGIVILATTNYPHKIDQALTKRPGRFDRKYNFELPTSSERVAYIKLWNDNKLENSPMRLSNAAIARLAELTDSFSFAYLKELFVSSMMQWMETMAAGTMEKQMISQVPLLKEQMNSSAKAKNEN
- a CDS encoding beta/gamma crystallin domain-containing protein, whose product is MDFKMPKIKEQSEQLQNKELEAIAGGRLNNLVKNLSLRGKVARWAAVAASVVGISVSMAMPAEAINRVPCHEDGYFSIYQMFDGRQFGDSKCFANAGDANVVIADVHTVSSGNNAGYIIHH
- a CDS encoding response regulator, producing the protein MYSSNPNRILIVDNDESTLKLLHDYLQFHGYEIFSIARGANFFQTLSVFQPQLIVLDLRLPEIDGFTLLEQLKQRDEWQSIPVIIISALASQTERQRAYNLGAKHYFVKPANLRILLQTIQKEFQV